From the Anguilla rostrata isolate EN2019 chromosome 12, ASM1855537v3, whole genome shotgun sequence genome, the window ctgtgagaggTATTTGCCTCAGCTGTGTAAATTCCAGCCCCACCCTGATCTATTCATATTGAGCCCTTATGTAATCTaataaagaatataaaataactaCTGTGATAtcacaggagttcaatacatcacacaacagtaaatcacaacagttaaacattcaatatttttataattcagctTTAATCACTGAAGAGCATTGTGAATACAAAAAATTAGGTTTAAACAAAACATGACACAAcaaataaggaaactcaattaattattttatacagtaatgaaaggaaatatgtacactgcagtgatcattctgcattctcccaatcagctgcatttgcccacagaaTTTTATACATTGGAACTGATAAAATGAACAGTTAACTTGAGGAGTTTGTCACTGGCTTCTCTTATACAAATATGCAAAAGACAGAATTATACTTAGACTTCAAAAGCATTTTACCCTGCCATATTTAAACACATATGATCTTAATATGTTATAGTCACGTAAAAAACAGACACTCAAGCAAGTCATTAACCTAAACCTGCTAATAGATTATATTCTCATAGACAGGGTTTAAGCTGTACTGAAGGTAATATTGGGTACATCTGAAATTACGGTTGTATAAAGGcttgtagcagccaataatgtaataactaccgttaatgtaataactgccaataacgtaataatttttccgttcttaatgtaataaaagtcgataacgtaataacttaccaatgatgaaataaaatttctgaaccaataacgtaataagTTTTTGCACATAGTGAAATAAGTTTTTAGATTATtgactggttattacattattagctgggttaaaaaaaatcattaaaaatgtaataataggagCCGATAAGGTAATAATATACTTGTATCACTAtgtataagttttatttattatcaagtgtcagacttccataacacttacccttactgttgcttctttcaaatagctgctcaaaaaccaggccaatcttgacccctgaatcttagtcctaactctgagaaaacacacacacacacctactctctctctctctctaggaattaattgtttgtgtaacttgatggctagacttatctccagccctgccttatactcctttgccatttgagtaccaaattaagtgggagcacacatgtttgcaaacacagacaattactcttatgttgtataatatgaaatctatacctctttaAAGATGCTttgttctcaaataaaaaagaccaccacttctttccatgaaaaatataatctttaatcaagtgtatttaaataacttcttcaaccaaactggcactattatcccttgtgctcaactttcaacctcttaatgcaaaattctaaactgtaaaatatagtatataacatGACCTACAAAGACCACTGAGCCAAACTaacaaactaatataaaagtagtactgataattcttttaacaacatgtattttgcactCCAAATTAGAAAGTATCGATAAGTATTGAtaagtattggtattgataagcagtatcaatagtggtattggtattgataaaatcCTAACCACGCCCGTCCCTAGTTGTAGAAACTAACTcactaacaggtgcagttttctcatgacatggcttgccattgtgcccctttctctcttgttttaagcaCTTCTTTCATGGTGACTTGACTTGTGACTTGCTTGACCTGAGCAATGACTTGACTTGTATTGCTTGACGTTTACTAGTGACTCGACTTGACTTGCTTGAGTCTAAACACAGTGACATGGGACTTGCTTGAGACTTGAAGGTTAAGACTTGAGACTTGCTTGTGACTTGCACAAGTGAGACTTACTCCCACCTctgcctcactgtcaggtgaaaagaagcagttggggactctacatgtatcagaggcatgtagtagtctacaccctccccagaccaacagaggatagcgcatcgaccaggaccgtgatacacacagagaattggtataacgactaaaattggagaaaatggcaaaaataaaaaagaatgaactatAGATATCATTTGCTTCGGTTTTAGACTCTTTGTTGAGCTTGTTATGACTGTATTCAAATAGCCAGGGATGTCAATAGGGCAAGGATTCTgatttggtaatacattttcatgtaacctttcaggagtcaggtttatgagcagctatttgaaagaggaaacaagGGTAAGTGTCATAGAAGTGTGACActttatagccaataaataaaacttaaagcgatataagtatattattacattatcggctcctgttattacattttttatgattttttaaaaacccagctaataatgtaataaccagccaataatgtaataacttattacattatatgcaaaaagttattacgttattggttcagaaaatgtattacattattggtcagttattacgttatcgacttttattacattaagaacggaaaaattattacgttattggcagttattacattgacggtagttattacattattggctgctacaagGCTGGGTCAGGTTTTGGTTGTGGTTAGGTGTTGGTTAAAGAAGGCTGGGTGTACATGCAAGTGTGTCTAaatatgtgtatctgtgtgtgtgtatctacgtgtgtgtgcatgtcagagTGAGAAAGATTCACAGCGTATGCAAGATAAACTGTAAGAGAGTGggtttaagagagagagagagtatgtgtgcatgtgtaagagcgtgtgtgagtttaagcgttgtgcgtgtgtgggtgcatgtgtgtgtttgtgtgtgtgtgtgtgtgtatgtatgtgtgtgtgtgcgagtgtgtgtatgtgcgagtgtgtgtgtgtgagtgagtgaatatgcacacgtgtgcatgtttgtagttgtgtatgtgtgtgtctcagtgtgtggttgcatatgtgtgtgtgtgcatgtgggtgtgtgacagtgtgtgcatgtgtttatgagtgtgtctgtgtgcacgtgtgcacacgcgtgtgtgagatgagtgtgtgtgagtacaagtgtgtgtgagcatgtgtgtgtgtgtttgtgtgtgtttgactcttCTCCAGTTGGCAGAGTGATACTGAGGACTCATACActctaaatccagcacagaggggtgtgtgttgagtgaagtgtgtgtggaatctgtgcaggagggtcagtgtgtctgagtctgagacgctgtagaaggacagagtcccagccggacggtccacacacactcccaccctgtacacacacactcctctagcatcatcatcatcgtcatcatcacacactcctgctctgcggtagggggaggggggggcaggtatgtCTGTTCGGTTGCCATTGTGCCAGACAGAGTATCTGAGTTCAGAGTATCTGTGTTTACTGCACctcagactccaggagtttttattcaATCCAAACTGTGAGTCAGAATCCCGTCCTTTCCTGAAGATTCCTTTATATGTCACTGCTATATCAACCTCTCCCCACACCTCAAACGCActccactcagcctcccagtaacagcgctcacacacactctctctgcacacaacctggcgCACATCCttaaatctctctggatgatcaggatatggctccACTCTctccggtgtgtgtgtcaccttcctgttcccctcagacagagacagctctctgtgcgctgtgtttggatccagtgtgagctgacagccatctgcacaccagagacattaatgagattaattatcattattaatattcacctcattatgtgtgtgagagagacagagctgtgatagtacctgtgtgtgtttgtgtacgtgtgtgtttctgtttgtgtgtaagagagaCTTTTGAGTAACGTCTCATTCTctcacatgcaagcacacacacacacacgcacgcacgcacgcacgcacacacacatacacagcagttTTCTGTGTCGATAcagactcacatttcctgggtcctcgtttggtcctgttctctcctccatggtccacactgtaagaacagcagaacagagaatgagtgtgtgtgtcagagagagaaagtgtatgtgtgtgcgtgtgtgtgtgtgagagagagaggtgcagtgtggaaactctctgtacttacagcagtgtgagtgtgtccagtttagcagcagacagtgctctcactcctgagtctcctgggtgattgtatctcaggacCAGCTCTCTCAgatgtgaggggtttgaacacagagctgaagccagagaatcacagcctctctgtgtgactctacagcccgacagcctgcagagagaaggacacacacaccttacagcatattaatataaactaacagggctgtgtgtgtcaaacacatagcagtgtgttacacaccttatacacattaatataaactaacagggctgtgtgtgtcaaacacatagcagtgtgttacacaccttacacacattaacattaataggacggagtgtagcacagtgggtaaggaactgggcttgtaaccgaaaggtcgcaggttcgattcccgggtaggacactgccgttgtacccttgagcaaggtacttaaccaaaattgcttcagtataaatccagctgtataaatggatacaatgtaaaaaatgctatgtaaaagttgtgtaagtcgctctggataagagcgtctgctaaatgcctgtaatgtaatgtaatataaactaacagggctgtgtgggtcaaacacatagcagggtgttacacaccttacagaactttaatataaactaacagggctgtgtgtatcaaacacatagcagtgtttTATACattgtggtagggtgggcgtggttttgcgttggctgcagagagagagagtgggcggggcggctctcggaactctgcaCCACAGCTGTTGTACGTGTTAtgatggttaattgtttgattaatggacaatgtgctgattacctcgacagtgagcctggacgcttAAAAAGCCGGTctacagagacagaaaggacgaactggagacggaggaagagCTGACGGACGGTCAGCCGggaattgtgtgtctgtgtaccaaacagaaagccgcgtggtggcagtaaaaataaaagacgcATTCGCGTCCAAAAATAAACTctcgtctctctcatctctgacACGAGCGGTGGCACGCAGTTTGCTACACACATCTTACAGAActataatataaactaacagggctgtgtgtatcaaacacatagcagtgtgtcacacaccttacacacattaatataaactaacagggctgtgtgtgtcaaacacatagcagtgtgttacacaccttacacacattaatataaactaacagggctgtgtgtgtcaatcacatagcagtgtgttacacacattCTACAgctcaatataaaataacagatctgaaataaatcattatcTTAACTTGATGAACAGACATTTCATTCAAACAggttcaattcatttttttatttttattttgaaaaatgtataaattgaaATCAACTGATGCTTCCCAAAAAGATGTTTTGTCCAACTGatgtcatatttaaaattttaaatgggattTAACATGTGTGTAATGCCTTATTTTACAAAGAGGAATAACAAGAACAAGTTGCTtttgttctgtgaaaaaaaactttttttttgtctattttcaCATTCACAACATTAGTAACATTATAAAACATTGCAGCCCTTTTTGattgaaggggtttgtgtttgtactcaccccagtgtctgcagtttacagtgtgtgtcCTCCAATCCAGCAGAGAgtgctctcactcctgaatcctgcagctcgttgtctctgagctccagatctctcagctctgagtgaggagaacgcaggactgaggccagaacatcacagcagccctctgtgagattacaccaacccagcctgtggagagaccccacacacacaaacacacacacacacacatacaaacacacatgcatgcgcacacacaaacacacattgtgACACTGTGCACCTTGGCAGTTGATACATATGTAATTTTCTATTTGTATATGCATTCCTATGATGTACATATGAAAACAGAGAGCAGTTGTGcatattaaaggcatactatgcaggatttttatttcaaaatattataaaacaactATGCTACGGCaaatctatgatgcactggcaatctcagaCTTTACACACTTAGACAAATTTGTCCACCTTTTACCTGAATTTGTTATTTgtcataaaatgtgtttgggacatttatGGGCACggcgctcttttctgtgtggggaggggtaggcatggctacagagcctgtggtttgggatcagattccaacaaagtgtttgttgctagtttgatgcaatggcagatgctaagaagcctagatacagcgaagcaaaaacaCAGGGCTTGTTCAGAAAGTAGAGTCAACATAGGAATTACTTTTCTTCAGTGGCGTCACCTGAAATTtcccaaggggatgaaaagcgatgCGGAATTGGCCTGTTTTcagttggacctgtaagtaaatGTTACTTTTAGCTGCTTACCTTATGCAGCTGCTCGAGGTTAGGTCGCTTTTGCATCAAATTCTATTCTACTATCAAGATGTCTTCACCCctatgggaactgctgttactgtcTATAGTTGAAATTTAGCGAGCTCGGTAattcagctgcatttatttcaatcaggggAACTAAATTCGATACAGCATGTGTGCTCTCTAGCTAACATTAtgtgtagccaacttcactaaGAAGGCTACCAAAGCTGCTAACAACTTTGAAAAGGCTATGGATaacttcatgaaaaagtcattcactttacaagaatattagctagctatgataTGGCCTGATAATGTTACTTATTCTACACGTGATTCCGTGTTTACATCCCAATTCTAACTAATAGCCCAGGGGgatatttcatgaagcaggattactgagttagctggataactgtgtggagtaaaacccagaacagctctttttcagtccatgttccagatttgggagggttctgagttttactcagtgcagttacccagctaactcagtaatcctgcttcatgaaaaaGGGCCTAGAACAGCTAAATACCAAACgaggaaaaacataaaatagctGCACTGGTGCTCCAGAGTAGCTACCATATGATGTTCCCATGCACAAAAAGGTGCACTCCGTGTAAAGATAGTTATAACACTGCATAATCactgttaccatctatatggaatcattccAGCTGctaaaaatgccattttcaatatctctgaccacctcacctcttcaCTTGACATTTAGCTTGTAGCACTCGAGGGTCTGTCCTCAAAGGATGTGGGAGTggggtttacaaacacagagtctacAAGAGCTGTAAAATCTTAAATGTTATACCTTCAAGTTAATAAACtattctgactaatccacaAAGGACTAAGGTAAATACATCGCTTTAttaaccaacaaaaaaataataattaaagccgcaagcggcgttgggaggggtccaagcattggcaccatcgcgccccctatggagcgattttaaaatggctttgtcctcatgatcatatgccttcacccaacatatctactgaatatcatgatgagcgtataaaatattgatgacttatggccaattttgtgctaagagacgctgtcggatgccttagttgcgtcgccaagcgtcgtgtcctggccgcttcccgtaaaggcctttactatgtcgtaacacttagatgggatgtcgtaacacttagatgggatgtcgtaacacATATATGGCCCGGGGTGTATGTACAGTTGCAGCGGTTCCATGctgcaactaaaaaaggtgtcacactagtgttgtcacgataccaaaattttgactttgataccaataccaggtttagtagcacgataattgatactgaaacgatactgattcaatactcggtacctaacgatactgaaattaccttaatagatcagaaacgtaatgtccacaagggatgacctcattttcgaattcacggtttattaaaaacctggtttattaacaacctttaagttgaagtctgttcaacatatcaataagcataggactatagtgttacaacactaaaccatagaaaactatattaaatatatttcaaaaattaaacaattgtaaagtaaattatctgtaaacaggtctttcactttaaaatatatctaaaaacagcatatttcaataacagtacagcatcttcctataataaagtatttccaaattagaacagctattgctactgaagtgaactgagtctaagcttgcgctgtatcaaccacaaaaaaatacacaagcgcaggtcacctcacttgccaaccttagttgctactgccatctagcgaagattctgacaaattacacttttcgtCCTCTCAATtggtaatgcgggagacacttttccctggcttttacatttgacgcaaaactacggaacgtcggaaaattcaaataccgaaccgtttcttttctttttttttgccgtaaagaagtttactcgatgtcgtaaccgtttagatttggagctccagcttttccgcaccccacctaatgaaaaagtccaaatggtgtgcaaaccatatggcggacataggtggggccaatggcaaagttgtagagcacgttcagatgcatcagtcgatgaagttttgtgttgatctgacttacggtgtgggagttatgactttttaaaatatgaccctttgttatagcgccaccatctggccgacataggtgatttttagtgcctgagtagtggggggccataggaacccacctaccaaatttggttgctccaggactcatggttgctgagcctcagacactattagcggagaaaaataataataataaataattaaagccgcaagcggcgttgggaggggtccaagcataggcagcatcgcgccccctatggagcgattttaaaatggctttgtcctcatgatcatatgccttcacccaacatatctactgaatgtcatgatgatcgtatgaaatattgatgacttatggccaattttgagctaagagacgctgtcggatgacttagttgcgtcgccatggatgtgtcctggccgcttcccgtcaaggcctttactatgtcgtaacacttagatggcatgtcataacacttagatggtccggtgtgcatgcacagctgcagtgtttctgcgccgcaactaaaaaaggcgtcacactagtgctGTTACGAtaccgaaattttgactttgatactgataccaggtttagtattacgatactcaatactgaaatgatacttgaaacttaaacggtgctaattcgatactcggtacctaacgatactgaacttaccttaatagatcagaaacgtaatgtccacaagggttgacctcattttctaattcatggtttattaacaacctggttcattaacaacctgtaagttgaagtctcttcaacatattaatgtgcataggcctatagtgttacaacactgaacaatagaaaaacatgttaaatatatttcaaaaattaaacagttgtaaagtaaataatctttagaacaggtctttcacctttaaatagatttaaaaagagcatattttaataacaatacagcatctatctataataaaatatttccaaattggaacacctattgctactgaagtgaactgagtcaaagcttgcgctgtatcaaggagctgagtgcacaagcgcaagtcacctcacttggcaaccttagttgctactgccttctagcgaagattctgacaaattacacttttcatcctcacaatcagtaatgcgggagaattttccctggcttttacatttgactcaaaactaccgaacgtcggaatattctaataccgaaccgtttctttttttttcttttctttttttttaagtgccgagaaagtgctgaagttttggtataccgtgcaacactacgccagacacatattccaatccattgctctgtttagcagagaatgcacatttcagagcgcctcagagacagatagaatgataacacataaatacacatttcaaataataaatacgacattgagaaaaaacgaaacaaaagacgagttATCAAGTCGGGACCTACGCGCAGAGCAGccgaccgttttatttatttattggcagatgagaagcaACATGAATCACacacggattgtccaagacaatatatgaccactcagtcgcaaaagggacatctctacgcgtagaACCAAttgtaagattgtatatttattcaatgtttagtcccagatattgactgtggaatgacatggtataatgtaaaaaacaaaattgtctcgtttatttcgttattcagtgagcagcgttttcacgcTGTACTGGCATATTTCAGGGGTAACGCCgtgtttatcttgttgctacggaatattacattagcctacattacaggcatttggcagatgctcatatccagagcgacgtacaacaaagtgtataaccataaccaggaataagtgtgccgaaaaccctagagagaaat encodes:
- the LOC135236494 gene encoding uncharacterized protein LOC135236494: MPLICTTALCFHMYIIGMHIQIENYICINCQGAQCHNVCLCVRMHVCLYVCVCVFVCVGSLHRLGWCNLTEGCCDVLASVLRSPHSELRDLELRDNELQDSGVRALSAGLEDTHCKLQTLGLSGCRVTQRGCDSLASALCSNPSHLRELVLRYNHPGDSGVRALSAAKLDTLTLLVDHGGENRTKRGPRKYGCQLTLDPNTAHRELSLSEGNRKVTHTPERVEPYPDHPERFKDVRQVVCRESVCERCYWEAEWSAFEVWGEVDIAVTYKGIFRKGRDSDSQFGLNKNSWSLRCSKHRYSELRYSVWHNGNRTDIPAPPSPYRRAGVCDDDDDDDARGVCVYRVGVCVDRPAGTLSFYSVSDSDTLTLLHRFHTHFTQHTPLCAGFRVYESSVSLCQLEKSQTHTNTHTHAHTHLYSHTLISHTRVHTCTQTHS